The window CAGCCCATCAGATAGTTGGAGCTTTCATTGAACTGAGCGACGTTCCCAGACCAGATTGCTAAGTGCTTCCAGTGCCAGTAGAAGGTCACCCAACCCAACGTGTTGAGCATCCAGAACATCGCCAGATAGAAGGCATCCCAGGCAGAGATATCGCAGGTGCCACCACGGCCAGGGCCGTCACAAGGGAAGCTGTAGCCGAAGTCTTTTTTATCAGGCATCAGCTTAGATCCCCGGGCATCCAGCGCACCCTTGACCAAAATCAGGGTAGTGGTATGCAGACCTAGGGCGATCGCGTGGTGAACCAAGAAGTCGCCAGGGCCAATGGTCAGGAACAGAGAGTTGCTGCCGCTGTTAATAGCATCTAACCATCCGCCTAACCAAACATTGCCTTCGTTGGGCCAAGCAGTGTAAGCAAGACTGTCAGGGTTAGACAGCAGCGTGTCAAACCCATACAGCAGCTTCCCGTGGGCAGCCTGAATCCACTGAGCAAACACCGGCTCTACCAGGATTTGCTTCTCAGGCGTGCCAAAAGCAACCACCACATCGTTATGCACATACAGACCCAGCGTATGGAAGCCCAAGAAGAGGGAAACCCAGCTCAGGTGCGAGATGATCGCTTCCTTATGCTGTAGAACCCGATCAAGGACGTTGTCCTTATTCGCAGCCGGATCGTAGTCACGAATCAAGAAGATGGCGCCGTGGGCAAATGCCCCCACCATGATGAACCCAGCAATGTACTGGTGGTGGGTGTAGAGCGCTGCTTGAGTGGTGTAATCCCGCGCCATGAAGGCATAGGGTGGCAAGGAGTACATGTGCTGAGCCACCAGAGAGGTGACCACCCCTAAACTTGCCAGAGCCAATGCCAGCTGGAAGTGTAGAGAGTTGTTCAGCGTATCGTATAGCCCCTTGTGGCCTTCTCCTAAATCACCTGGCGTTCCTTTGGGTGGATTGTGCGCATTCAAGATTTCCTTGATGCTGTGACCGATACCAAAATTGGTGCGGTACATGTGACCCGCCACGATGAAAATCACCGCGATCGCCAGATGGTGATGGGCCATATCCGTCAGCCAGAGAGACTCTGTCTGCGGGTGGAAGCCGCCCAAGAAGGTCAGGATTGCAGTCCCAGCACCTTGAGCTGTGCCAAAAACATGGTCAGCAGTATCCGGGCTTTGAGCATAAACGCCCCAGTTGCCCGTGAAGAAAGGCATCAACCCAGCCGGATGAGGCGGAGTTGAGAGGAAATTCCCCCACCCCACATGCTGACCCCGAGATTCAGGGATAGCGACGTGGACCAAGTGACCAGTCCAAGCCAAAGAGCTGACCCCAAACAGAGCCGCCAAGTGATGGTTCAGGCGAGATTCTGCATTCTTGAACCAGGAAAGGCTAGGACGGAACTTGGGCTGCAGGTGCAACCAGCCTGCGAACAGGAAGACTGCAGACAACAGCAGAAGGAAAACTGCCCCGGTGTACAGGTCAGTATTGGTACGCATTCCGATGGTGTACCACCAGTGATACACCCCGGAGAAGGCCACGTTAACAGGCCCAGAAGCCCCTGCCTGGGTGAAAGCATCCACCGCAGGCTGGCCAAAGTGAGGGTCCCAAATCGCATGGGCGATGGGACGGATATTCAGGGGATCTTTCACCCACTGCTCGAAGTTACCTTGCCAAGCAACGTGGAAGAGGTTGCCGGAGGTCCACAGAAAAATGATTGCCAGATGACCAAAATGAGAGGCGAAGATCTTCTGATAAAGATTCTCCTCCGTCATGCCGTCA is drawn from Leptolyngbya sp. SIO1E4 and contains these coding sequences:
- the psaB gene encoding photosystem I core protein PsaB; its protein translation is MATKFPKFSQALAQDPTTRRIWYGIATAHDFESHDGMTEENLYQKIFASHFGHLAIIFLWTSGNLFHVAWQGNFEQWVKDPLNIRPIAHAIWDPHFGQPAVDAFTQAGASGPVNVAFSGVYHWWYTIGMRTNTDLYTGAVFLLLLSAVFLFAGWLHLQPKFRPSLSWFKNAESRLNHHLAALFGVSSLAWTGHLVHVAIPESRGQHVGWGNFLSTPPHPAGLMPFFTGNWGVYAQSPDTADHVFGTAQGAGTAILTFLGGFHPQTESLWLTDMAHHHLAIAVIFIVAGHMYRTNFGIGHSIKEILNAHNPPKGTPGDLGEGHKGLYDTLNNSLHFQLALALASLGVVTSLVAQHMYSLPPYAFMARDYTTQAALYTHHQYIAGFIMVGAFAHGAIFLIRDYDPAANKDNVLDRVLQHKEAIISHLSWVSLFLGFHTLGLYVHNDVVVAFGTPEKQILVEPVFAQWIQAAHGKLLYGFDTLLSNPDSLAYTAWPNEGNVWLGGWLDAINSGSNSLFLTIGPGDFLVHHAIALGLHTTTLILVKGALDARGSKLMPDKKDFGYSFPCDGPGRGGTCDISAWDAFYLAMFWMLNTLGWVTFYWHWKHLAIWSGNVAQFNESSNYLMGWLRDYLWLNSSQLINGYNPYGMNNLAVWAWMFLFGHLVWATGFMFLISWRGYWQELIETIVWAHERTPLANLVRWKDKPVALSIVQARVVGLAHFTVGYVLTYAAFLIASTSSRFG